One window of Chloroflexus aggregans DSM 9485 genomic DNA carries:
- a CDS encoding thiamine diphosphokinase, whose product MYVVIVANAPGLNLAPYHQLLTTAERLIAADGGGTALFTHGYTPHLLIGDLDSITPEALAAYQAQGVAIERHRPDKDETDLELALLAAVNLGASRIDIIGALGGRWDQSLANVTLLGMAELRGRRVRLLDHPQQIWLVTDVSVIPGAVGDTVSLLPFGGDAHGITTEGLAYPLHNGTLYYDRARGVSNVITATPAQVQVRDGALLIVWTARAH is encoded by the coding sequence ATGTATGTCGTGATCGTTGCCAACGCACCGGGGTTGAATCTTGCGCCTTACCACCAATTGCTCACGACTGCCGAACGCTTGATCGCAGCCGATGGTGGCGGGACAGCGCTCTTTACTCATGGATATACACCCCACCTGTTGATCGGCGATCTCGACTCGATCACTCCCGAAGCGTTGGCGGCTTATCAAGCGCAGGGAGTGGCAATTGAGCGCCACCGTCCTGATAAGGATGAAACTGACCTCGAGTTGGCATTGCTAGCAGCGGTGAACCTCGGTGCGAGCCGGATCGACATAATCGGCGCACTCGGCGGGCGGTGGGATCAGTCGTTGGCGAATGTAACCTTGTTGGGGATGGCCGAACTACGGGGCAGACGGGTGCGTTTACTCGATCATCCGCAACAGATTTGGCTGGTGACCGATGTGAGTGTGATTCCCGGAGCAGTGGGGGATACCGTCTCGCTGCTGCCGTTCGGCGGCGATGCGCACGGCATCACCACCGAAGGCTTAGCGTATCCGTTGCACAATGGTACACTCTATTACGACCGCGCGCGTGGCGTGAGTAACGTGATCACCGCGACCCCGGCGCAGGTGCAGGTGCGTGATGGGGCGCTACTAATCGTATGGACGGCGCGCGCACATTGA
- a CDS encoding DEAD/DEAH box helicase has product MTTFAALGLSDALLHTLRELGYDEPTPIQAQAIPLLLAGRDVIAQAQTGTGKTAAFALPMIEQVTDEPVVQALVLAPTRELAVQVAEAVHRYGRHRALRVLPIYGGQPIERQLRGLAQGVQVVVGTPGRVLDHLRRGTLRFDHLRLVVLDEADEMLDMGFAEELEAILQLTPAERQTALFSATLPPAVQSLTLRYTRQPVRVSIAAEQLTTPHIRQIYYEILARDKLDALCRVLDAEMPQLAIVFCRTRQEVDEIGERLQGRGYAAESLHGDLSQAVRDRVMRRFREGQLDVLVATDVAARGLDIAEVSHVINYDVPTDPESYVHRIGRTGRAGRAGVAITFITPRERRMLQTIERVTRTRIERCQMPTLADVAARRRLALRDQLREAMQAPGLTSYMDLLDELTVEHDLRTLAAAALKLLLNETETEQVDTITRLEPPRSEQVERGERSSRARRAAVDERPTRRESGMARIRLNLGRNDQIRPADIVGAIANEAGLSGRSIGAIEVQARMSLVDVPRRSVRQVLQALNRTTLRGQRVRAVLVSEEVVVA; this is encoded by the coding sequence ATGACGACGTTTGCTGCGTTGGGCCTGAGCGATGCACTTCTGCATACCTTGCGTGAGCTTGGCTACGACGAACCAACTCCCATTCAGGCGCAAGCCATTCCTTTGTTACTTGCCGGTCGCGATGTGATCGCTCAGGCCCAGACCGGCACCGGGAAGACGGCGGCGTTTGCGCTGCCGATGATTGAACAAGTGACCGATGAACCGGTCGTACAGGCGCTCGTTTTGGCGCCAACTCGTGAGCTGGCAGTCCAAGTGGCCGAGGCTGTCCATCGTTATGGCCGCCATCGCGCACTCCGGGTGTTGCCGATCTACGGCGGTCAGCCGATTGAGCGGCAGTTGCGTGGCTTAGCTCAGGGTGTACAAGTTGTCGTTGGGACGCCGGGACGGGTGCTCGATCACTTACGCCGGGGGACGTTGCGCTTCGACCATCTACGCCTGGTTGTGCTCGATGAAGCCGACGAAATGCTCGATATGGGTTTTGCCGAGGAGCTTGAGGCTATTCTGCAATTGACCCCGGCCGAACGCCAGACGGCTCTGTTCTCGGCGACGCTGCCGCCCGCTGTGCAGAGTCTGACCCTGCGCTATACCCGCCAACCGGTCCGGGTGAGTATTGCTGCCGAACAATTGACCACTCCGCATATCCGTCAGATTTATTACGAGATCTTGGCTCGTGATAAACTCGATGCGCTCTGCCGCGTGCTCGACGCCGAGATGCCGCAACTGGCGATTGTTTTTTGCCGGACCCGCCAAGAGGTTGATGAAATCGGTGAACGGCTGCAAGGGCGTGGCTATGCTGCCGAGTCGCTCCACGGCGATTTGAGCCAGGCGGTGCGCGATCGCGTCATGCGGCGCTTCCGCGAGGGGCAACTCGATGTGTTGGTGGCAACCGATGTAGCGGCACGTGGTCTCGATATTGCCGAAGTGAGCCACGTGATTAACTACGATGTCCCGACCGATCCTGAAAGCTATGTTCACCGGATCGGTCGTACCGGGCGTGCCGGGCGTGCTGGGGTCGCGATCACGTTCATTACTCCCCGTGAACGCCGGATGCTTCAAACCATTGAACGGGTGACGCGCACGCGGATCGAGCGTTGCCAGATGCCCACTTTAGCCGATGTCGCTGCTCGTCGCCGCCTAGCATTGCGCGATCAGTTGCGTGAGGCAATGCAGGCCCCCGGCCTCACGAGTTATATGGATCTGCTTGACGAGTTGACCGTTGAACACGATCTGCGCACGTTGGCTGCTGCGGCGCTCAAGCTCTTACTCAACGAGACGGAAACTGAGCAGGTAGATACGATTACTCGCCTCGAACCTCCCCGCTCCGAACAGGTTGAACGTGGTGAGCGCTCATCACGTGCCAGGCGTGCGGCTGTTGATGAACGACCTACCCGTCGCGAAAGCGGTATGGCTCGCATCCGGCTTAATCTCGGTCGAAACGATCAGATTCGGCCTGCCGATATTGTTGGTGCGATTGCCAATGAAGCCGGTTTGTCTGGGCGGAGTATTGGTGCTATCGAGGTTCAGGCACGGATGAGCCTTGTTGATGTTCCACGTCGGTCAGTACGCCAGGTACTGCAAGCTCTTAATCGCACGACGTTACGCGGTCAACGGGTGCGGGCGGTGTTAGTCTCAGAAGAAGTGGTTGTAGCATAA
- a CDS encoding LysE/ArgO family amino acid transporter, which yields MLEFYLRGVLFGLAIAAPVGPIGVLCIRRTIADGQVAGFMSGLGAATADALYGLIAALGLQALSTLLLGISPVLRFIGGVVLVWLGLTTLLARPQPVLERPEPTRRDLVGTYLSTLFLTLTNPATIVIFTVIFAGLGLSTGAGMWEGVVLVCGVVSGSALWWTLLSGSVALVRGRVTTPMLRIVNIVSGVIIAGFGIAALVM from the coding sequence ATGTTAGAGTTCTACCTACGCGGTGTCTTGTTTGGCCTGGCGATTGCCGCTCCGGTTGGCCCGATAGGGGTGCTTTGTATCAGACGGACTATCGCCGATGGTCAAGTGGCCGGTTTCATGAGCGGATTAGGTGCAGCAACGGCTGATGCTCTCTATGGCTTGATTGCCGCGCTTGGGTTACAAGCGCTGAGCACGCTGCTACTCGGTATTAGTCCGGTTTTACGTTTCATCGGAGGGGTGGTGTTGGTCTGGCTCGGTTTGACCACCCTCCTGGCGCGTCCACAGCCGGTACTCGAACGACCGGAGCCAACTCGGCGTGATTTGGTCGGAACATACCTATCCACGCTCTTCCTAACCTTAACCAATCCGGCGACTATCGTCATTTTTACAGTGATCTTTGCCGGTCTTGGTTTGAGTACCGGTGCAGGTATGTGGGAAGGTGTGGTGCTCGTGTGCGGTGTTGTGAGCGGTTCAGCCCTTTGGTGGACGCTCCTGAGCGGTAGTGTAGCGTTAGTTCGCGGTCGGGTGACAACTCCGATGTTGCGTATCGTGAATATTGTATCCGGCGTCATTATTGCCGGATTTGGTATAGCTGCGCTGGTAATGTAA
- the glnA gene encoding type I glutamate--ammonia ligase, whose amino-acid sequence MSADPRDLLLRRVAADNVAFVHLQFTDVLGIGKTVTIPVEELPDALDHGVWFDGSSIEGFARMVESDMYLVPDLTTYAVVPWDRHEGMVTARLICSVYTPDGKPFAGDPRNVLIRILDQAAASGYRFMVAPELEFFLFKVDGNGRIHEPHDKAGYFDVSTDLATHIRRQMARTLQAMGITVEAVHHEVAPGQHEIDLRYADALRSADHLVTARVALKAVAQINGLHATFMPKPMAGVNGSGMHVHQSLLDLESGKNLFADPNDPYGLSALARHFIAGLLTHARGMCVLLAPLVNSYKRLVPGFEAPVHISWGRTNRSALVRVPRITAGRLQSTRIELRCPDPACNPYLAYAAMLAAGLDGIRRKLPLRDAAEEDLFHVDPRARGLAMLPTSLGAALDALREDEVILEAIGPSVAERFLDAKQQEWESYRAHVSQWEIDRYLAIF is encoded by the coding sequence ATGAGCGCAGATCCCCGCGACCTGCTGCTGCGCCGTGTTGCCGCCGATAACGTCGCTTTCGTTCATTTGCAGTTTACCGACGTGTTGGGAATCGGTAAAACGGTGACCATTCCGGTTGAGGAGCTTCCTGATGCTCTCGATCATGGGGTTTGGTTCGATGGTTCGTCCATCGAAGGTTTTGCCCGTATGGTCGAGAGCGATATGTATCTGGTGCCCGATCTTACAACGTATGCTGTTGTCCCTTGGGATCGGCATGAGGGAATGGTGACGGCCCGCTTGATCTGTTCGGTCTATACCCCCGATGGTAAGCCGTTTGCCGGTGATCCGCGCAATGTGTTGATACGAATACTCGATCAAGCAGCGGCTAGCGGTTATCGGTTTATGGTCGCACCGGAGCTGGAATTTTTTTTGTTTAAGGTTGATGGGAATGGGCGGATTCACGAACCACACGATAAGGCCGGTTATTTCGATGTCTCCACCGATCTCGCCACACACATTCGTCGTCAGATGGCTCGTACCTTGCAAGCAATGGGGATTACCGTTGAAGCGGTGCATCACGAAGTCGCGCCTGGTCAGCACGAGATCGATCTCCGTTACGCGGACGCACTGCGTTCCGCCGATCATCTGGTGACGGCGCGGGTGGCGCTCAAGGCGGTGGCACAGATCAACGGTTTACACGCGACGTTTATGCCCAAGCCAATGGCCGGAGTTAACGGTAGCGGGATGCACGTTCATCAGAGTCTGCTCGATCTTGAAAGCGGGAAGAACCTGTTTGCCGATCCCAACGATCCCTATGGGCTATCGGCATTAGCCCGTCATTTTATTGCCGGCCTGTTAACCCATGCGCGTGGGATGTGTGTGTTGTTGGCACCGTTGGTCAATTCGTATAAGCGGCTGGTACCCGGCTTTGAAGCACCGGTGCATATCTCGTGGGGACGTACCAACCGCTCGGCGCTAGTACGAGTACCGCGTATTACCGCCGGACGCCTCCAGTCGACGCGCATCGAGCTGCGTTGTCCTGATCCTGCCTGTAACCCCTATCTTGCCTATGCTGCGATGCTTGCTGCCGGACTCGATGGTATTCGCCGCAAGTTACCACTCCGTGATGCCGCTGAGGAAGACCTCTTCCATGTCGATCCGCGTGCGCGTGGTTTGGCAATGCTCCCCACATCGCTCGGAGCTGCCCTCGATGCACTGCGTGAGGATGAGGTTATTCTCGAAGCAATTGGCCCATCGGTTGCCGAGCGATTTCTCGACGCCAAACAGCAAGAGTGGGAAAGTTACCGCGCCCACGTGTCGCAGTGGGAAATTGACCGCTATTTAGCAATCTTTTGA
- the tyrS gene encoding tyrosine--tRNA ligase, whose protein sequence is MDLSELLSRGVAEVIVESELRARLQSGTPLRLKQGFDPTKPDMHIGHAVGLRKLRAFQELGHQVVLIVGDWTAQIGDPSGRDETRARLSAAEVRANAETYMEQFFRVVDRQRTEVRWQSEWFGQFTLENALDLAGRFTLAQMLAHETFRKRYETGAPLTILELMYPMLQAYDSVAIRADVEFGGTDQKFNILAGRELMAQLGMTPQQVFLVPLIPGTDGRKMSKTFNNTVDIRMPPTEMYGRIMSMSDEVLPLYFEVLTDVPMAEIAEMKTAMATGQVNPRDLKMRLAREIVAQFHDPAAAAAAEATFIRQFVERELPEDIPNFTLEAPTGIVDVLVASGLAPSKSEARRLIDGGGVRVDGERVEGYTLTINPGANVVVQVGRRKFVRVV, encoded by the coding sequence ATGGATCTGTCCGAGCTATTAAGTCGCGGCGTTGCCGAGGTGATTGTTGAAAGTGAATTACGCGCGCGTCTCCAAAGTGGCACGCCGCTTCGCCTGAAACAAGGGTTTGATCCGACAAAGCCCGACATGCATATCGGGCACGCCGTAGGGCTGCGTAAGCTACGCGCCTTCCAAGAACTGGGCCATCAGGTGGTGTTGATCGTCGGTGACTGGACGGCGCAGATCGGCGATCCGAGCGGTCGCGACGAGACGCGCGCCCGCTTGTCGGCGGCTGAAGTGCGCGCCAACGCCGAGACCTACATGGAGCAATTTTTCCGGGTGGTTGACCGCCAACGAACCGAGGTACGCTGGCAGAGTGAATGGTTTGGTCAGTTTACCCTGGAAAACGCGCTCGATTTGGCCGGACGCTTTACGCTGGCCCAGATGCTGGCGCACGAGACCTTCCGCAAACGTTATGAGACCGGCGCACCGCTGACCATCCTTGAATTGATGTATCCGATGCTGCAAGCGTATGACTCGGTCGCGATTAGGGCTGATGTTGAGTTTGGTGGTACGGACCAGAAGTTTAATATTCTCGCCGGACGAGAGCTGATGGCGCAGTTGGGAATGACGCCGCAGCAAGTCTTCCTGGTACCGCTCATTCCCGGCACCGACGGGCGTAAGATGTCGAAGACGTTTAACAATACGGTCGATATTCGTATGCCGCCCACCGAAATGTACGGACGTATTATGTCAATGAGTGACGAGGTACTGCCACTCTATTTTGAAGTACTAACCGATGTACCGATGGCCGAGATTGCCGAGATGAAGACGGCAATGGCTACCGGCCAAGTCAATCCCCGCGATCTGAAGATGCGATTGGCGCGTGAGATCGTCGCCCAATTCCACGATCCGGCGGCGGCGGCAGCGGCAGAAGCGACCTTTATTCGCCAGTTTGTCGAGCGTGAATTGCCGGAAGATATTCCGAACTTTACCCTTGAAGCACCCACCGGAATCGTGGATGTGTTAGTTGCCAGCGGCCTTGCGCCGAGCAAAAGTGAGGCGCGTCGCTTGATCGATGGCGGCGGCGTGCGCGTTGATGGCGAGCGCGTGGAAGGTTACACGCTTACGATCAATCCCGGTGCGAATGTGGTGGTGCAGGTTGGTCGGCGCAAGTTTGTGCGTGTCGTGTAG
- a CDS encoding TetR/AcrR family transcriptional regulator translates to MRRQQHSDHIRNRIIDEAARLIVTYGYDGIAMREIADAVGLSKAGLYHHFRDKEELLIAVLTNWSNEMAALVETAGREPTVRAQLTALVRGLFQQAPAQRALVRLSNQDMPRLSETARHSVTQCYINGLIGPITEMITTGIERGELRPVDPKLATWLLLGLLYPFFHIEQATVDDSSTTLADLIITTFFDGLSQPQSR, encoded by the coding sequence ATGCGCCGACAACAGCACTCAGATCATATTCGCAATCGAATCATTGATGAAGCCGCACGACTAATTGTCACCTACGGCTATGACGGCATCGCGATGCGTGAGATTGCTGATGCTGTCGGGTTGTCGAAGGCCGGGTTGTACCATCATTTTCGTGATAAGGAAGAGCTGCTGATCGCCGTCTTGACTAATTGGTCAAACGAGATGGCGGCATTAGTCGAGACCGCCGGACGCGAACCAACGGTACGCGCCCAGCTAACAGCACTGGTACGCGGCTTGTTTCAGCAAGCACCGGCACAACGCGCCTTGGTGCGGTTGAGTAATCAGGATATGCCGCGACTCAGTGAGACGGCGCGTCACAGTGTAACGCAGTGCTACATCAACGGATTGATCGGTCCGATTACGGAGATGATCACGACCGGTATTGAGCGTGGTGAACTACGCCCGGTTGACCCCAAACTCGCGACATGGCTCTTATTGGGATTACTCTATCCCTTCTTCCATATTGAACAGGCAACGGTCGACGATAGCAGCACGACGTTGGCCGACCTGATCATTACCACGTTCTTTGACGGGCTAAGCCAACCTCAAAGCCGGTGA
- a CDS encoding GGDEF domain-containing response regulator: MTAPARILVAEDEADVGKLLHDILTGAGYEVELVPNGDQLVRRAQAQPPDLIIADLLMPLIDGLEAIRQLRNDTRTAHLPMLILTAIGDSSRIVEGFENGADDYITKPYNRDELLARVRSHLRRAAQLPQRNPLTGLPGNVVIQAEINRQLAQQATFALLYIDLDNFKAFNDVYGFARGDRAIHLLADILRDQIKPGDFLGHIGGDDFVVLHFGPDVESLCQQIIRVFDEQIRSLYDEADLQRGYLLATDRYGVQRQFGIISLSIAVVTTYHRTFTDVDEMSRVAAELKKAAKQIAGSSYKIDRRSDGRCDDGMAPVPTERRTGRSPDALIICQDAVARAAIVATLNVRGYCLFIADNEIAAQGLLANEPQPELVVAELFDLKTLTLWRQINHDTPLIALARNEQEVIDARAAGATTVIWLNNNPLDLSDQLQTALDTLSL; the protein is encoded by the coding sequence ATGACAGCACCGGCGCGGATCCTGGTTGCCGAAGATGAAGCAGATGTAGGGAAGCTTCTACACGACATACTCACCGGCGCAGGGTACGAGGTCGAACTCGTTCCCAACGGTGATCAGCTCGTGCGACGCGCTCAGGCACAGCCACCGGATCTGATCATCGCTGATTTACTCATGCCGCTGATAGACGGTCTAGAGGCGATTCGCCAGTTACGCAACGATACACGCACTGCCCATTTGCCAATGCTCATACTTACCGCCATTGGCGATTCATCCCGTATCGTTGAAGGCTTTGAGAACGGTGCAGATGACTATATCACCAAACCGTACAATCGCGATGAGCTGTTGGCCCGCGTCCGATCGCATTTACGGCGGGCTGCTCAGTTGCCCCAGCGCAACCCACTGACCGGCTTGCCCGGCAATGTCGTCATTCAAGCCGAGATCAATCGCCAACTTGCTCAGCAAGCCACGTTTGCGTTGCTGTATATTGACCTCGACAACTTTAAGGCATTTAACGATGTCTACGGCTTCGCGCGTGGCGATCGTGCCATCCATCTTTTGGCCGACATTTTGCGAGATCAGATCAAACCCGGTGATTTTCTCGGTCACATTGGTGGTGATGATTTCGTCGTTCTCCACTTTGGTCCGGATGTGGAGTCATTATGTCAGCAGATCATTCGCGTGTTCGATGAGCAGATTCGTTCGTTATACGATGAGGCTGACCTACAGCGCGGTTATTTGCTCGCAACCGATCGGTATGGTGTCCAGCGTCAGTTTGGTATTATCAGCCTTTCGATTGCCGTCGTAACGACGTATCATCGCACATTTACCGATGTTGATGAAATGAGCCGAGTTGCAGCCGAGTTAAAGAAGGCTGCCAAACAAATTGCCGGCAGTAGTTACAAAATTGATCGGCGTAGTGATGGGCGTTGTGATGATGGCATGGCGCCTGTGCCAACCGAACGGCGTACCGGTCGTTCGCCCGATGCGCTCATCATATGTCAGGATGCGGTTGCGCGTGCGGCTATTGTTGCGACACTGAACGTGCGTGGCTACTGTCTCTTTATCGCCGATAACGAAATTGCTGCACAGGGATTGTTGGCAAATGAGCCACAGCCAGAATTGGTGGTGGCAGAATTGTTCGATCTCAAAACACTCACCCTGTGGCGCCAGATTAATCACGATACACCACTTATTGCCCTGGCTCGCAACGAGCAAGAGGTCATAGACGCCCGCGCTGCCGGCGCCACAACGGTGATCTGGTTAAACAATAATCCGCTCGATCTTTCAGACCAGTTGCAAACCGCACTGGATACGCTCAGCTTGTAA
- a CDS encoding MFS transporter, whose protein sequence is MVNERQRNQILGLLFFGVLMAALDIAIVGPALPVLQRVFTVSERLLSWVFSIYVLGNLVGTPMIAALSDRFGRRALYVLSLSSFALGSLIVALAPSFSVLLVGRLLQGLSAGGIFPVASAVIGDTFPPERRGSALGLIGAVFGIAFLIGPIIGGLLLLLGWQWLFLINLPIAAILIAFSVRLLPGRTVTSSAPFDLTGLLVLGIMLSSLAYGLTELDPDAIRAGNVPFFAIGALIVAALLVPAFITIEKRATEPILQPSIFRSRQIWLTAALAVGAGIAESSIVFVPALLTAAHGVSSSTASFMLLPVVLAMAVGSPVSGRMLDQFGSRIVVTIGVILSGAGLVLLGALPMSLVAYYLSAIVFGIGLAILLGASLRYVLLNEVPANERAAAQGLLTVTMGVGQLLGAVLVGLIAATGGGGAGGYGVAFLVIGILMLALTFAGLGLKNRTAEKATALAHAH, encoded by the coding sequence ATGGTCAACGAACGTCAGCGTAATCAGATCCTCGGCCTGTTGTTCTTCGGCGTATTAATGGCAGCGCTCGATATTGCCATTGTTGGGCCGGCATTGCCGGTGCTTCAGCGTGTATTTACGGTTAGCGAGCGACTGCTGTCGTGGGTTTTCTCGATCTATGTACTCGGCAATCTAGTCGGGACACCGATGATCGCCGCGCTCTCGGATCGGTTTGGTCGGCGGGCGTTGTATGTTCTGAGCTTAAGTAGCTTCGCGCTTGGTTCACTCATCGTTGCCCTTGCACCATCGTTTTCGGTACTTCTCGTCGGGCGGTTGCTACAAGGTCTTAGCGCCGGCGGTATTTTCCCGGTAGCCAGCGCCGTCATCGGCGACACATTTCCGCCAGAACGACGTGGATCGGCTCTCGGCTTGATCGGGGCGGTCTTCGGGATCGCGTTTCTGATCGGCCCGATCATTGGTGGGCTGTTACTCTTGCTTGGTTGGCAATGGTTATTCTTGATCAATTTGCCAATTGCGGCAATCCTCATCGCCTTCAGTGTGCGACTCTTACCGGGACGCACAGTAACAAGCAGTGCGCCCTTCGATCTCACCGGCTTGCTGGTGTTGGGTATCATGCTGAGCAGTCTCGCATACGGCCTCACCGAACTTGATCCAGATGCGATCCGTGCTGGGAATGTACCATTCTTTGCGATAGGTGCCTTAATTGTCGCCGCCTTGCTGGTACCGGCTTTTATCACGATCGAGAAACGAGCCACCGAGCCAATTTTGCAGCCATCTATCTTTCGTTCACGTCAAATCTGGCTGACAGCAGCCTTGGCCGTCGGCGCCGGTATCGCCGAGTCGTCGATTGTCTTCGTGCCGGCGTTGCTGACGGCGGCGCACGGTGTAAGCAGCTCAACTGCCAGCTTTATGCTCTTACCGGTGGTATTAGCGATGGCGGTCGGATCACCGGTTTCGGGTCGGATGCTCGATCAATTTGGGTCGCGGATTGTGGTGACTATCGGTGTGATTCTGAGCGGTGCAGGGCTGGTGTTGCTCGGTGCGCTACCGATGAGCCTTGTCGCCTATTATCTTTCCGCGATCGTGTTCGGGATCGGCCTGGCGATCCTGCTCGGTGCATCGTTACGGTACGTTCTGCTGAATGAAGTTCCGGCCAACGAACGCGCAGCAGCGCAAGGATTACTTACCGTCACGATGGGCGTTGGGCAGTTGCTCGGCGCGGTGTTGGTTGGCTTGATCGCCGCCACCGGTGGCGGTGGAGCCGGTGGATATGGGGTGGCCTTTTTAGTCATCGGTATCTTGATGCTCGCCCTAACCTTTGCCGGCTTGGGGTTGAAGAATCGGACGGCCGAGAAAGCCACAGCGCTGGCCCATGCTCATTAG